A region from the Alnus glutinosa chromosome 5, dhAlnGlut1.1, whole genome shotgun sequence genome encodes:
- the LOC133869374 gene encoding eukaryotic translation initiation factor 4E-1-like, producing MVVEEALKSATTEEESNTNINMIANPNPNPRAGGAGEEDEEPEEGEIVGEDEDSKQTGTEVVHQSHPLEHSWTFWFDNPAAKSKQAAWGSSLRPIYTFSTVEEFWSVYNNIHHPSKLLVGADFYCFKHQIEPKWEDPVCANGGKWTITFFNRGKSDTCWLYTLLAMIGEQFDRGDEICGAVVNVRARQEKVSVWTKNASNEAAQLSIGKQWKEFLDYNDTIGFIFHDDAKKLDKNAKNRYTV from the exons ATGGTGGTGGAGGAGGCGCTAAAGTCAGCGACCACCGAGGAAGAGAGCAACACCAACATCAACATGATcgcaaaccctaaccctaaccccaGGGCTGGCGGAGCTGGGGAGGAGGACGAGGAGCCCGAGGAGGGAGAGATCGTCGGGGAAGATGAGGACTCGAAGCAAACGGGCACGGAGGTGGTGCACCAGTCCCACCCGCTCGAGCACTCGTGGACCTTCTGGTTCGACAACCCCGCTGCCAAGTCCAAGCAGGCCGCTTGGGGTAGCTCTCTGAGGCCGATCTACACCTTTTCTACGGTTGAAGAGTTCTGGAG CGTTTACAATAATATTCATCATCCAAGCAAATTGCTTGTTGGAGCAGACTTCTATTGTTTTAAACATCAAATAGAGCCAAAATGGGAGGACCCTGTTTGTGCTAATGGAGGGAAGTGGACTATAACCTTTTTTAATAGAGGGAAATCTGACACCTGTTGGTTGTATACG TTGCTTGCAATGATTGGAGAGCAATTTGATCGCGGAGACGAAATATGTGGAGCAGTTGTCAATGTGAGAGCTAGGCAGGAAAAAGTTAGTGTGTGGACCAAGAATGCTTCAAATGAAGCTGCACAG TTGAGCATTGGGAAACAGTGGAAGGAGTTTCTCGATTACAATGACACGATAGGATTTATATTCCAT GATGATGCAAAGAAACTTGACAAAAATGCCAAGAATCGCTACACAGTATGA